The Fontisubflavum oceani genomic interval TCACGTTGATACCCTTCCGGTTGTTGTCTGTCCCCCAGAGGAACTCACGGGGGTTAAGACAGGCCGGGGCGGGCTTTAGGGCAACGGCACGGTAAGGGGTTTTCACAACTTCAGGTTGTATACCGAAATTTTCGGCGCGATTTCTGGCATGTGCCTATTTTTTGTGCGGAAGCTGGATGCGGCAGTGCAGCATATGCGGGGAAGAAAAGCGAGGATGTGCCCTCCACAAACGAGTCGTTATTGCGTATCTTGGCGCAAAAGAAGGCAGGAACATCATGAGCCGATCAGGAAGTGGAGGTCGTCCGCCCCGCAAAAGCCAACGTGGGCTTGTGGCAGACCGCCGGACACAGAGCACAACCAAACGCACAAGAACGCAGTCATCGGCGAAACCCAAACGCAATGCCCGCCGCCAGACGCGGTCGCGCACCCGCAGGCCCGGGATTTTGGGCTGGTTCGGGGCGCTGTTCCGGTTTGTGTTGCGCCTGATCTTCGGGATTGTTTGGCGCGTTACCGCTGTGGTCGCCCTGATCATTCTGGGCGCCTCGGCCTACTATTATACACTTCTGCCCGATGTGGGTGAGGTGGTCGATGCCCGCGCGCGGGGTTCGGTCACGATGCTGGACCGCGACGGCAATGTCTTTGCTTGGCGCGGTGAGCAGTTTGGCGGGATGATCGACCCCAATACGGTGAGCCCGCATCTGACCAATGCCGTGATTGCCACCGAAGACCGGCGTTTCTATCGCCATTTGGGTGTCAGCCCACGTGGCATCGCGAGCGCCATTCGGATCAATATGCGCGAGGGTCGCGGACCCTTGGAAGGCCATGGCGGATCGACGATCACGCAACAGGTGGCCAAGCTCATGTGTCTCGGCGTGGCGTATGACCCGTCGGAATGGGAGAGTGAGGCGGAGTACGAGACCGACTGTCGCCGGACGACACTATGGCGCAAGATCACAGAAGTGCCCTTCGCGCTGGCGATGGAGTTCCGCTACACCAAGGATGAAATCCTGGCGATCTATTTCAACCGGGCCTATCTGGGCGCCGGTGCGCGGGGCTTCGAAGCGGCGTCACAGCGCTATTTCGGCCATTCCAGCGCCGATCTAGCACCTCAGGAAGCCGCGATGCTGGCCGGGCTGCTGGTGGCGCCGTCCTATTACGCGCCGACACGCAATCTGGAGCGAGCGCAACGCCGGGCCAATCTGGTTATGAACCTGATGGAAGAGCAGGGGTATCTGACCTCTGCCGAAGCGGATCAGGCGCGCGCCAACCCGGCCACGCTGTCGGCTGCGGCGCGGCAGGAAACCGGCGGGTTCTTCGCCGATTGGATCATGGGGGCCGGGCCGGGCTTCCTGACCAATGACACAACCGAAGATGTGATCATCCGCACCACCTTCGATCCGGCAATGCAGGACGCCGCGGAGGCGGCACTGGTCGACGTCTTCGAAAACCAGGTGCGAGAGGGCTCCACCGCGCAAGCCGCGATTGTGGTGATGTCGGCCGATGGCGCGGTACGTGCCATGGTTGGTGGCCGCGAAACCCAGGTTGCCGGCCAGTTCAACCGCGCGGTGCAAGCGATGCGGCAGACCGGCAGTTCGTTCAAACCGTTTGTCTATGCGGCGGCGCTGGATCTGGGCTGGCGATTTGATGATCTGATTTATGACGGACCGTTGACGATTGACGTGCCCGGATCGGGTCCTTGGAGCCCAGAAAACTATTCCCGCGAGTTTTATGGTGAGGTGACTTTGACCGACGCATTGCGCGCCTCGCTGAACACGGCGGCGGTGCGTTTGTCTGAGACGGTCGGGCGCGAGGCGACGGTCGCCGTTGCCGAGGGGTTCGGCATTGAGAGTGACCTGGCGCTTGGCCCGGCGATTGCTTTGGGCGCGTCGGAGGCCAGCCTGATCGAAATGACCGGGGCCTATGCCGGGATTTTGAACGGCGGATCCGCCGTGGCGCCCTATGGGCTGACCGAACTCAGGTTCCTTGGCGATGACACGCCGCTCATTGGACAAGAGGGCGGTATCCAGGAGCGGGTGATCTCGGAAGGTGCGGCGCGGCAACTGACCTATATGATGGCGCAAGCCGTGGCCAGCGGTACGGGGCAGCGGGCGCAACTGCCTGGTCGGCCCGTGGCGGGAAAAACCGGCACGACCAATTCGGCCCGAGATGCGTGGTTTATCGGTTTTACCGCCGATTATGTGGCCGGTGTCTGGATGGGGTACGATGACAACACGCCACTATCCGGTGTGACTGGCGGGGGTTTGCCGGCTGAGCTTTGGCGGCAGACGATGGAGCGCATCCACACGGATATTCCACCACGGCCCTTGCCGATGATCGACCCGGTGGCTGAAGCCCGCCCCGTGCCACAGCCGCAAGCGCAACAGCAGGCGCCTCGTGCGCAAGGGCGTCAACCGGATTTGGCCGAGCAGATTTTGATGGAGGTCCTGGGCGGGATTTTGGGCCAGAACAACTAGGCCTGCCCCATGAACCCTGGTCTTTAGCCGACGGTGCGCAGATGCGCGATGAGCGCATCCAGATCGCCGCCGCGCCGGTCGAGCATGCCGCCAACCTCGGCGCGTTCTGTGGTCATCAAGTTCACGCCCTCGATGATCAGGTTGAAGAACCGGTCCTGGCCCGAGCGGTCCGAAACCAGCCAGCGCAGCTCGAACGGGCTTTCATTGCGGAGTCGCACTGTCGAGATGATCTCGAAATAACGGTTCACCTGGCGGCCATCGGTCACCACAACTTGCCCGCCGATGAATTCACGGAAACGGCGGCCATATTTGCGCGCGATATAGCCCTGGAAGGCTTCGGTGAAGGCCCGCATCTGGGCCCGTGATGCGCTCCGAGCGGGTGGTCCCAAGACCGACTGAGCGATGATCGGCACGTCGGCATACCGGGCCAGAATCCGCTCAAACTCGCGGAGCATGGCAGCTTCAGACTGGCCGGAATTGATCACCTGGAATATCTCGGCGACGAGACGGTCGACAAGCGCGCGCGCCTCCACCGTATTGAGTGCGAGTGCCATATGCGGCGCGGTGATAGCGGCCAATCCGGCGCTGAAACCGGCGACACCAAATTGGCGCCGGCTCATCTTCATGCCCGCGTTATTGGCCGTTTGGTTCGAAAAAGAGATCGTCATAAGGG includes:
- a CDS encoding transglycosylase domain-containing protein, translated to MSRSGSGGRPPRKSQRGLVADRRTQSTTKRTRTQSSAKPKRNARRQTRSRTRRPGILGWFGALFRFVLRLIFGIVWRVTAVVALIILGASAYYYTLLPDVGEVVDARARGSVTMLDRDGNVFAWRGEQFGGMIDPNTVSPHLTNAVIATEDRRFYRHLGVSPRGIASAIRINMREGRGPLEGHGGSTITQQVAKLMCLGVAYDPSEWESEAEYETDCRRTTLWRKITEVPFALAMEFRYTKDEILAIYFNRAYLGAGARGFEAASQRYFGHSSADLAPQEAAMLAGLLVAPSYYAPTRNLERAQRRANLVMNLMEEQGYLTSAEADQARANPATLSAAARQETGGFFADWIMGAGPGFLTNDTTEDVIIRTTFDPAMQDAAEAALVDVFENQVREGSTAQAAIVVMSADGAVRAMVGGRETQVAGQFNRAVQAMRQTGSSFKPFVYAAALDLGWRFDDLIYDGPLTIDVPGSGPWSPENYSREFYGEVTLTDALRASLNTAAVRLSETVGREATVAVAEGFGIESDLALGPAIALGASEASLIEMTGAYAGILNGGSAVAPYGLTELRFLGDDTPLIGQEGGIQERVISEGAARQLTYMMAQAVASGTGQRAQLPGRPVAGKTGTTNSARDAWFIGFTADYVAGVWMGYDDNTPLSGVTGGGLPAELWRQTMERIHTDIPPRPLPMIDPVAEARPVPQPQAQQQAPRAQGRQPDLAEQILMEVLGGILGQNN
- a CDS encoding MlaC/ttg2D family ABC transporter substrate-binding protein, encoding MKMSRRQFGVAGFSAGLAAITAPHMALALNTVEARALVDRLVAEIFQVINSGQSEAAMLREFERILARYADVPIIAQSVLGPPARSASRAQMRAFTEAFQGYIARKYGRRFREFIGGQVVVTDGRQVNRYFEIISTVRLRNESPFELRWLVSDRSGQDRFFNLIIEGVNLMTTERAEVGGMLDRRGGDLDALIAHLRTVG